Proteins encoded by one window of Dioscorea cayenensis subsp. rotundata cultivar TDr96_F1 chromosome 20, TDr96_F1_v2_PseudoChromosome.rev07_lg8_w22 25.fasta, whole genome shotgun sequence:
- the LOC120251783 gene encoding J domain-containing protein-like — MAMECNKEEGMRARDIAENKMRNKDFVGAQRLALKAQQLFPNIDNFVQMLTVCEVHCFPEVKFNGDPDWYGILQVEPTADEALIKKQYRKLALLLHPDKNKFPGADAAFKLIGEANRTLSDQGKRSIHDLKRNPRNIIPAAETLSKSRENEVGQESVDDRSDGKTNHAETGNEVKFEKLENRRKQAENPSGGNSNSKRSITIVVVSSDSEVLDRKGEQMAVIYEDPPGRSERFPVLKQRVIVMLMTHPL, encoded by the coding sequence atggcGATGGAGTGCAACAAGGAAGAGGGAATGAGAGCAAGAGACATTGCGGAGAATAAGATGCGCAACAAAGACTTTGTTGGGGCACAAAGACTTGCGCTCAAGGCCCAACagctcttcccaaatatagacAACTTCGTTCAGATGTTAACTGTGTGTGAAGTGCATTGTTTTCCTGAAGTGAAATTCAATGGTGATCCAGACTGGTATGGGATACTTCAAGTTGAGCCTACAGCTGATGAGGCATTGATCAAAAAGCAGTATCGTAAACTAGCTCTTTTGCTTCATCCCGATAAAAACAAGTTTCCTGGTGCTGATGCTGCTTTTAAGTTGATTGGAGAAGCAAATAGGACCCTCTCCGATCAAGGAAAACGTTCTATTCATGACCTTAAAAGAAATCCCAGGAACATCATCCCTGCTGCTGAAACATtgtcaaaatcaagagaaaatgAAGTTGGCCAGGAATCTGTGGATGATAGAAGTGATGGTAAGACAAATCATGCGGAAACTGGCAATGAAGTGAAGtttgaaaaattggaaaataggagaaagCAGGCAGAAAATCCTTCAGGTGGAAATTCAAATAGTAAGAGAAGCATAACAATTGTGGTAGTGTCCAGCGATTCAGAGGTGCTAGACAGGAAGGGAGAGCAAATGGCAGTCATCTACGAAGATCCACCAGGCAGAAGCGAAAGATTTCCTGTACTGAAGCAGAGAGTGATAGTGATGTTGATGACCCATCCTCTCTGA